CGCCGCCGCAGGCTGTGGTGGCGGCTGCTGATCCTCGCGATCGGCGTGGCGCTGCTCGTCCCACTCGTCGGCCGGGTGCGGGTGACCGAGACGAGCGTCGACACCGCCTGGATCGTGACCGCGACGACGCTGTTCCTGATCGGCCTCACCACCCTGCTGCCCTGGCTCGTCGAGGCCGGGGTGAAGCGGCTGCACGGCGGCCCGGTGGCCTGGCAGCTCGCCGTCCGCAGGCTCCAGTTGAGCAGCGGAACCGCGGCCCGCGCCGTCAGCGGCATCGTCGTCGCGGCGACCGGGGCGATCGCGCTCCAGATGCTCTTCCAGGCGATGGAGACCGACTTCACGGAGCTCACGGGCGAGGACTCGTCCCGCGCGCAGCTCGCGATCTCGGTCGACGCGAAGTCCGGCGACGAGGCCCGCACGATGCTCACCCGCCTGGAGCGGACGAAGGGCGTCAGCGGCGCGATCAGCGTGATCAGGTCGCACGCGTACCGGCCCGGACCTCCGCCGCAGGGCGAGGAGGCCCCCTCGTTCACCTCGATCAGGGTCGGCGACTGCGCCTCCCTCGGAGAGTTCGCGACCCTGCCCTCCTGCCGCGACGGCGACGTGTTCGTCTTCCTCGCGCACGGCGAGCAGGGCGCACCGGACGACACCCTCGTCACCCGCACCGCGCGCCCCGGCGCCACGGTCGTCCTGCGCGACCCCTCCGCCCCCGCCGACGGCCGGCGCGCCCCCGCGAGCGGTCCTGCACCCCGGTGGCACATCCCCGCCACCGCCCGGCTGGTCGACTCCCGCCCCGCCCCGACGGGCATGTACGAGTACGGGATCCTCGCCACCCCGTCGGCGATCGACGCCGGCCTGCTCGAGGAGCCCGACGCGGAGACGATGCTCCGGCTCGACCCGTCCGTGCCGGACGCCGCCGACCACGTACGGAACGCGGCGGCGGCCATCGACCCGACCTCCTGGGTCCACTCGCTCCAGAACACGCAGCAGAGCGACCAGTTCAGCAGCGTGCGCACCGGCATCCTGATCGGCTCCACCCTGACGATGCTGCTGGTGGCGGCCTCGCTCCTGGTGTCGACCCTGGAGCAGCTCAGGGACCGCAGACGACTGCTGTCCTCGCTGGTCGCCTTCGGCACCCGGCGCTCCACTCTGGGCTGGTCGGTGCTGTGGCAGACGGCGGTGCCGATCGTCCTCGGTCTGACCCTCGCCGTCGCGGGCGGACTCGGCCTCGGGGTCGTCCTGTTGAGGACGACCGGCCAGCGGGTCCACGACTGGTGGGCCTTCCTGCCGGTGACCGGGGTCGGGGCCGC
This sequence is a window from Streptomyces sp. HUAS YS2. Protein-coding genes within it:
- a CDS encoding FtsX-like permease family protein encodes the protein MNLRVWARDLALGARFAAAGGPSGLLRTLLTATGVGFGVALLLLAASLPNMLFEREVRESERSVDGSEQVTSPRPDSFLHLGQTTEYRDVVVTGLLLRPEGDAPPLPPGAARFPASGEMLVSPALRELLDSPEGALLAERLPYKIVGTIGPAGLIGPAELRYVAHVDFLTTDTYDGRGTRYGWSVPEEPLNAFLLLLVVVACVVLLLPVLIFVAAAVRFGGEQRDRRLAALRLVGADTAATRRIAAGESLVGALLGLLVGLGIFAVARQFSGSFTLWDVNAYPSDVVPMPALAALVLVAVPAASVVVTLFALRGVAIEPLGVVRTATPRRRRLWWRLLILAIGVALLVPLVGRVRVTETSVDTAWIVTATTLFLIGLTTLLPWLVEAGVKRLHGGPVAWQLAVRRLQLSSGTAARAVSGIVVAATGAIALQMLFQAMETDFTELTGEDSSRAQLAISVDAKSGDEARTMLTRLERTKGVSGAISVIRSHAYRPGPPPQGEEAPSFTSIRVGDCASLGEFATLPSCRDGDVFVFLAHGEQGAPDDTLVTRTARPGATVVLRDPSAPADGRRAPASGPAPRWHIPATARLVDSRPAPTGMYEYGILATPSAIDAGLLEEPDAETMLRLDPSVPDAADHVRNAAAAIDPTSWVHSLQNTQQSDQFSSVRTGILIGSTLTMLLVAASLLVSTLEQLRDRRRLLSSLVAFGTRRSTLGWSVLWQTAVPIVLGLTLAVAGGLGLGVVLLRTTGQRVHDWWAFLPVTGVGAALIAAVTLLSMPLLWRLMRADGLRTE